One Ranitomeya imitator isolate aRanImi1 chromosome 1, aRanImi1.pri, whole genome shotgun sequence DNA window includes the following coding sequences:
- the LOC138649040 gene encoding uncharacterized protein, whose amino-acid sequence MLIILIQERPEIWDQRDPNYANRAVKQAAWRSVCGSLFPQYDQQPRAAQRQIMDDVTTRWRSIRDQYRRERQQREKSGAGAPPKKKKYIYFDRLTFLNPSMDLRPTQSNLTDRETGSDSEQVIDPVGDGEEVAGPSAAPSIPPGCSSSGHPAPAAAEENTEAPQFSSSAAAPAPSQDDPGNSSSPTVALDRSPQAAVRPQRARRRRELLQSRRNVDAGVMNYLARVREDDGEEGFTRSLAQYLRSIERELRLRLRGCFQILIDACTPPNNPYNLMQMIEQWQMSPENILRPQRLQGLHAQQGSEAPPPRQPTPPPQPTNNQQWQPQHHIAGYQHPSQYGHLSTPSAGGWTQPGFGQYGHFGLGYDSRTYGQQHLGYLPNPGPTHQSGQHQSRQNFPQATITSTQAAGQLGLQRPPDADPDQSTSPLPTYQDL is encoded by the exons atgctgatcattttgatacaggagaggccagaaatatgggaccaaagagaccccaactacgCCAACAGGGCAGTCAAACaagcagcatggaggagcgtgtgtgggtccctcttcccacagtatgaccagcagccacgtgcggcccagcgacaaataa tggatgatgttacaacaaggtggcggagtatacgtgaccaatacaggagggagaggcagcagcgggagaaaagtggagcagGGGCACCTCCAAAaaagaagaaatatatttattttgacCGCCTAACGTTtctcaaccccagcatggacctcaggcc aactcagtctaacctcactgacagggagacagggtctgactcagaacaggtcattgacccagttggagacggtgaagaggtggctggtccatctgctgctccctcaatACCTCCAGGATGTTCCTCATCGGGccacccagctccagctgcagcagaagaaaacacagaggccccacagttctcatcttcagcagcagcaccagcacctagccaggatgaccctggaaatagcagcagcccaactgttgcccttgaccgatccccacaggctgcagtcagaccacagcgtgcacgacgcaggagagagcttctccaaagcaggagaaacgtggatgctggggtcatgaactatttggcccgggttcgagaggatgatggggaggagggattcacacggagccttgcacagtatttacgctccatagagcgggagttgaggctgcgtttgagagggtgttttcagatccttattgacgcatgcacccccccaaataacccatacaatctgatgcagatgattgaacagtggcagatgtcacctgaaaatattctgcggcctcagagattacaaggcctgcatgcgcaacaaggatctgaagcaccccctccacgtcagccaacacctccaccccaacccacaaataaccaacaatggcaacctcagcaccatattgcaggatatcagcacccatcccaatatggccacttgtccacacccagtgctggaggctggacccaacctgggtttggacaatatggtcattttggtttggggtatgattcccgcacatatgggcagcaacatctgggttatctcccaaatcctggccccactcatcaaagtggccagcatcagagcaggcagaatttccctcaggccactataacatccacacaggctgctggacaattgggcctacaaaggccacctgatgcagacccagaccaatccacttctccacttcctacctaccaggacttgtaa